A section of the Clostridium felsineum DSM 794 genome encodes:
- a CDS encoding peptide ABC transporter substrate-binding protein, whose protein sequence is MLNRKLTKLGAILVSALLISSVLVGCGGNSGESSSTEQKVSYNLGADPQTIDPGLNNSVEGGTVVSNAFEGLVDIDKNEKVIPGVASSWDISADKLTYTFHLRKNAKWSDGKPVKSKDFEFAWKRALAPETASDYAYQLYYLKNGEDYNEGKASKDSVGVKAVDDYTLKVELAAPTPYFLSLTAFPTYMPLREEIVTKDNKGWAAKKENYISNGPFYMTDWKLKSTMTFKKNPNYWNKSTVKLDIITYYMLAQESSATAAYTSGQIDINDNNLVPSVQKQDLIKKGEAKVYPYYGTYFYDINVGDKDSSNGAEITKALKNPKVREALTLAIDRESIVKNITKGGEKPATSFVPSSIKLSDGKAFKNKEYYSAKGDVKKAKALLAEAGYPDGKGFPTIQIMYNEGSNNQDVTQALQDMYKKNLNINVTLQSVERKVQLDNLTKQQYQICRASWIADYNDPMTFMDMYVTGGGNNNPGYSNSEYDALIKDAKSTPDTTKRIDDMHKAEDILMRDLPIIPVYEYTNVVEIKSYVKDFHKSPLGFVYFNNTYIKK, encoded by the coding sequence ATGTTGAATAGAAAGTTAACAAAATTAGGTGCTATTTTAGTATCAGCATTATTAATAAGCAGTGTGTTAGTTGGCTGCGGTGGCAATTCAGGAGAAAGCTCTAGCACAGAACAAAAGGTAAGTTACAATTTGGGGGCAGATCCACAAACAATTGATCCAGGCTTAAACAACTCTGTTGAAGGTGGTACAGTTGTTTCAAATGCTTTTGAAGGACTTGTAGATATTGATAAAAATGAAAAAGTAATTCCTGGTGTAGCTTCCTCGTGGGACATATCAGCAGATAAACTCACTTATACATTTCACCTAAGAAAAAATGCTAAATGGTCAGATGGAAAACCTGTAAAATCAAAGGATTTCGAATTTGCGTGGAAAAGAGCATTAGCACCTGAAACAGCTTCAGATTATGCATATCAGTTATATTATCTTAAAAATGGTGAAGATTACAACGAGGGAAAAGCAAGTAAAGATAGTGTAGGAGTTAAGGCAGTAGATGATTATACGCTTAAAGTTGAATTAGCAGCACCTACCCCATATTTTTTAAGTTTAACTGCATTTCCAACATATATGCCTTTAAGAGAGGAAATTGTTACTAAGGACAATAAAGGCTGGGCAGCTAAAAAAGAAAATTATATTAGTAATGGACCATTTTATATGACGGATTGGAAGTTAAAATCAACAATGACTTTTAAAAAGAATCCAAACTATTGGAATAAAAGTACTGTAAAACTAGATATAATTACGTACTACATGTTAGCACAGGAATCCAGTGCTACAGCAGCATATACAAGTGGTCAGATTGATATAAATGATAATAATTTAGTACCATCAGTTCAAAAGCAAGACTTAATTAAAAAAGGTGAAGCTAAAGTATATCCTTATTATGGAACATACTTTTATGATATTAATGTAGGTGACAAAGACAGTTCTAATGGCGCAGAAATAACAAAGGCACTTAAAAATCCAAAAGTAAGGGAAGCTTTAACGCTTGCGATAGATAGAGAATCAATTGTGAAAAATATTACAAAAGGCGGAGAGAAACCTGCAACATCATTTGTGCCTAGTTCAATAAAGCTTAGCGATGGGAAAGCCTTCAAGAATAAAGAATACTATTCTGCAAAAGGTGATGTTAAAAAGGCTAAAGCGTTATTAGCTGAAGCAGGGTATCCGGATGGTAAGGGATTTCCTACAATACAGATTATGTATAATGAAGGATCAAATAATCAAGATGTTACTCAAGCACTCCAAGATATGTATAAAAAGAATTTAAATATAAATGTTACACTTCAAAGTGTTGAAAGAAAAGTTCAACTTGATAATTTAACTAAACAGCAGTATCAAATTTGTAGAGCTTCATGGATAGCAGATTATAATGATCCTATGACCTTTATGGATATGTATGTAACTGGTGGAGGAAATAATAATCCTGGTTATAGTAATTCAGAATATGATGCTTTAATTAAAGATGCTAAATCAACTCCAGATACAACTAAGAGAATTGATGATATGCATAAAGCAGAAGATATTCTTATGAGGGATTTACCTATAATTCCTGTATATGAATATACAAATGTAGTTGAAATTAAATCCTATGTGAAAGATTTTCACAAATCACCACTTGGATTTGTATATTTTAATAATACTTATATAAAAAAATAA